From the Lactuca sativa cultivar Salinas chromosome 9, Lsat_Salinas_v11, whole genome shotgun sequence genome, the window tccatttgatgatgaatacatAAACTCAAAAGTACTTATCCTTTACAGGTATCCTAGTACTCTACACATTGCCTTCCGATACTCCATCCCTGGATTGACAGTATAATAACTTAGTTTGCTTACAGCAAATGCGATGTCAGGTCGAGTGCAATGAGTAGCATACATCATGCTCCCAATTGCACTTGCATATTCTAGTTGGACCATTGATCATCCAGAATTCACATTAAGTTTCACACTTGAATCAAAAGAAGTGTTGAATTCCTTAATATTCAAATGTTGAAACTTTGTTAGAATTTTCTCTATGTAATGAGATTGACTTAGATAAATCTGACCGCCTGTCCTTTTCACATTGATAGCAAGAACTGTATCAACTTCACCAAGATCTTTCATCTTAAAGTTCGAGGATACGTATTTCTTCGTCTCAAGAATACTTTCTAGGTGAGTGCCAATGAtcaacatatcatcaacataaagacATATTACTACTATGTAATCAGATGTGTATTTGAAAAAAATACATTTGTCAGAAGTATTGTGTTGAAATCCGAAAGCAGTCAAAGTGGTGTCAAATATTTTATGCCAGTGTTTGGGCGCTTGCTTAAACCCGTACAAGAGATTTAGTGGAAGATAATATCTGTTTACAAAATATATCTTTAATCTAAATCTTAGGAGTTTTTTAGGAAAGTGGAgctatcttttttttttccatgATTATAAGTTTTTTTCCCTGTAGCCGTTCAgggtagggttttttttttttttttttttggattgatAATAAAACATCTAGACTTTCATTGTTCTTGTTTTCTTCTACCTTGTGATTTTCTGGCCATTTATTTTTGCTAGCTTTTGGCATTAGTTTGTTTACTGTTTTACCTCCTAATGTGATCATGAAAATACATTGAACTTGTACGTACCGTGTGAAACCTTCTCCTACACAATAAACTATAGATTTTTTGCTAACCCAACACCAAATCGCAAAACCATAAGCACTAGCTTGGACATTCGAGTGCTTCTAATTGGTAACAAAAGTGTGATTAACATAAAAAAAGAGCCACAAGAATGACTGCATATTGgaaaaatttaaagaaaaaaaagacATCATTTAGAGATGAAAAAGTTGCAATGAAGTTATTGGGCATGTTTGGTACGGAACGTTTGTGAGCTTCCGGCTTCTAGCATTTGACAAAACGTTAATTATTGAACAAAAAAACTTCGTTTGACACTAGAAATTTTTAcagtttagtttaaacaaaacgatCAAAATCCAAAAGTTACATCACGTAGCATTGAACGAAGTGCTACCACCTACCACCTACTCGTTACCCGCTACCCGTTACTAGCTAGTTTTGCCAACTACGTCCATTATACACATGACTCTCCCGATCTTTCCTTGTTACTTGCTAACGTTGCTTcacatatataactaattaaaaCTAATTTGCGTATTTGATCTTTAATGTTAATTGGTTGCATCATCTCTTCACATTCTAAAACAGTGATGTTTTGTATAAATCTATAGTTACCTTAAATAGTTTTCAATGATAATACAAAGAGCAAATGGTTGACCAATCTACCTCCTCTAATAAACAAAACTCATTTTTGCCACGTGTCCCTCTTTTACATTGTCACATGTCATCTTCTACAAAATCCCTATATTTCcgatttaaataaaataattcaacaattaatcataattatTCGACAATTAGATTATATAGTAGATATTATCGAAATTCCCGATTTTATATGAAGTTATTATTGAATGGTTCAAGATTTCAAATTCAAATTCCATGTTTTTTTGGAAACAAAAACAATGGACGTAAATCTTTGGTTACATATCCTAATTATTTTTTGAATCCTTTTAAAGATTTGAAAGAATCCCAAAAAATCAGCATTTTCAATTCAAATTTTAATAGATACATATCGAATACTCCAATAATACGTCTTCAACTTTCGTTACAATTCCAATTGTCGACTTTTATTGTGCTTTCTTCTTCAACATTACGTTTTCTGCACAAGATACATCATAAGAAATCTGGTTAGTTCATCTTCATATCTTCATAAACCAATAATTCTAACCTTTTTTTGAAAATACGTTAATACCATTCTACTTTCAGTTTTTATTTCTTTGTTCAGACGCATCCTACTTTACTCGTCTATTTCTGGTTCAATTTCTCCATATATGTTTTTAATATAAAGGAAGCCGCCCCTTTATGTTCAAGATATATGTTCTGTttgtatacatcttgaaaaataAGCTTGAAAAATTAGATAAAGATATATGTTTTGATTCACTAATTTCATATAGATTTtgatttgtttgttttgttttcttattttttcTGTATTATGCAAGAATTTTAGGGTAGTTATTTGAAGCTTCATATAAATCTAGAAGAAAAACAAAGAGTAATTGTTAATTATATCCCATAGCTATCTGTTTTtgatttgtttgttttattttcttattCTTTCGTAGTTATTTGAAACTCCATATAAatctggaaaaaaaatcaaagaaagaaTAGTTGTTAAAGATATCACATAGCTATTTGttttaaagattaaaaaaatcGCATTTCTAGACTAAACATTTCATTACACATTTTTCTAGAATGAAAAATAATGTTTATTATATAACCTTAGATAAAGATGTATGTTTTGATTCACTTATTTCCTATAGATTTTGATTTGTTTattttgttttcttatttttctgTATTATGCAGAATTTTAGGTAGTTATTTGAAGCTTCATataaatttggaaaaaaaaatcaaagagtaGTTGTTAATGATATTCCATAGCTATCTGTTTttgatttgtttattttattttcttattcttTCTACCGAAACTACCCCTTTATGTTCAAGATATATGTTCTGTTTGTATATATCTTGAGAAATAAGCTTGAAAAATAAGATAAAGATGTATGTTTTGATTCACTGATTTCATATAGATTTTGATTTGTTTattttgttttcttattttttatgtattatgcAGAATTTTAGTGTAGTAATTTGAAGCTTCATATAAatctggaaaaaaaatcaaagagtAGTTGTTATGATATCCCATAGCAATCACCTAAACAATTTAATAAATACTAAATCTGGAATCTATTCATACAATTATTAGTGCATCTTCTGCAAAGAAtgaaaaaaattttattttacctTTATTCCTCTTCTTCAAACGTGTTTTAGCAACGACGCCATTATTTCTTCAAAACTCTTTTTCCAGATTTTGACCTCTCCAGGTATCTTTGTTCTCTACTCTCTATTTATTCCTTATTCAAAAACAAAGTCGCACCCAggttgaaaaaaaagaaaaaaatcgcAAGGTTAGAATAGTTTAGGGTATTAGGTTATGAAAATCATTTTATCTCAAGAAGCTGTAAGTTGTTTTAAAACGCAAATCCTTACAATTATTTAAAATAGAACTTCACCACAATATCATATTACGGGTGTGTTTGGGATTGCTTTTTGAATCTTTTTGTAAAAGAACTTTGTCTAAAAGATGGTGTTTAAAATATGTTTGACTTGTCTTTTATGACTTTTAAGTGATAAAAGCTAAAAGTCACAAAAGATAAGAATTCCTATCTTTTCTCCAGCCAACTTTTCCTTCATGACTAAAAGTTTGTTTTAAAAGATCTTTTTAATTTGCCAAACAACTTTTAgtaatttttaactttttgaaaaagttaaaaatcaaaaaGATTATTAAAAAGAAATGCCAAACACCCTCTCTCTACATGCAATGGGACTCCGGCGAGTTGATTTGGCGACGTTGGTAGACTTTTATTCCTTCCTCTTGAATCTTGAGACGACTGTGAATTACTCTATTCATCTGTTCATTGGCACATAAGGTTGTTTTATTAAAGTGAGTTACAAGTATAGTCCCTAGACTATATTAACATAAAATTTTGGGCCCTTGGCTTTCACTTAAacaatacatttttaaatgtaattaattaagaaaCATGATATTATTTCCAaaataaaaacacacacacacatatatatatatatatatatatatatatatatatatatatatatatatatatatatatatcaattttcAAATATATAATCCAATGTAATTTTTATTCGGATGTGATAAATTAACTCCCGATATATTCTTATAACATCTTTGCAAATATATATGATCTTTCTTAAAATTTAAAtactattctttttttttttgcagattcAAAGAACAATATGGACTACAGTCGTGCTAAAGAAAAGTAAAAACTTAGAAAATTATATTTggattaaaaaaatccaaaaataattatTCTACGTCGGTACCTCAGAATTCATCAACGATACATGTTTTTAATATGAAAGAGAATGATAatggtataattttttttatccaacTTTTACTATTTTCATGATTAATTTACTAACGAATTATAGGAGGATATCTTAAAACAATTTATAAATCTTTTTAAGTTTCCCGATACATTTTGAATACATTTTATTGtaatctttttatcgtttaaaaaCTTTTGTTTTACAGAACGAATGGACATGTACTATAATAAAGTTGTACTTATTTACCATCCAGAATCAAATGtttttttatagttattaattttttggtgtataatttttttttatctcccATGGTTTCGATAGTTATAACCTAATTAAAACATAAATGAGTGAAAAAACGTGACATGCAAGTGAAGGGTGAAGGGTGGAGATAAATCTTATTTTGAGAAAGTAACTCTAATTTGAATTTAAATCGGTTTTCTATTTGTTACCAACTATCTTTTCTATAGTGTTTTACTTGATGAAGGACTCTTTTTTGAGATTCTCGTATATAATATAATGACATTGGTTTAGTTTTCAAATGCATAGCAATTATTTGGCTCCGATGGGCAACAAGTACAACCACCGTCAAATAAATAAACTTCTCAAGCTGACTGAGTCCAATGCAAACATTCTCGATGTTCTGAGCACTCGTGTACAGCGTATGGAGGCGGAGTTGCAAAAGTTTCGACAAAATCAAGATGAAGAAGCTGAAAGATTCAGTTGCAGTCAACATCATCGACGAGGTTACCACCAGAAACCACCACCACATTACCACATACAACCGCAACTAGATCTAGATCACCTAAATGAATGGAGTGACTCTGAGTTTGAAGTGATGGCTGAACCACCCTCACAACACTAcaaacaacaaccaccgcaacttGATCAACTGACTGACGCGGGTGAGACTTCTTCAAATGAGGAGTGCGAATGGGGTTTTTGCCTCGTAACGAGACAAAATCAACATCTTTCAGAGGCAGATCTATTAATACCTCTTTTTAAGAAGAATCCTAATTATGATGAATTTAGTGAGTGGGTATGGGATGTCGAAAGGTTTTAATTTGAGTTATTTGAAATCCCGGAGGATGAACAAGTAGACCTGGTAGCCTACAGATTGGAAGAAGAGGCTTTCTCATGGTGGGAACTAATCCAAGATCTATGTAGGCAAACGGATACACCACCAATTAAAGAGTGGACACAGATGAAGGTGATGTTGATGCGTCATTCCTTTCTCCGTAAGGAAGGAGTAGCATTTGTTTTGAGTCTGGAGTTCTAAACTTCTAATTTTGTTCATCAAAACGTTTGTTTTGTCGATTATTTTAAGAAAGCTTAGTCAAAGTTTGTTATTTATTTGATCAGGAAAAACTTATGACCATTAATTGATGACGATGAAATATAGGAAATCGATAACATAATAATTTTTTTCCATATATAATTTGTTATAGCTGAATTGTAATCAACTAACGAACAAATGATTACTAGTTTAGTACTTGATTAAAGGGAAGAATATGAAAACCTACATATATAAAAACAGCAATAACTTGAAAGCAATAGACATTGACACAGCTAATAAAGCAAATCAAATCAaagtaacaacaacaacaaaacaattttccttaTGCTTAATCACACTCCttttccttcttctcctcttcactCTTTGAATGATAACCAGGAAGCTTTTCTTTGATCATTTCAAGAATACCCTTTTTCTCCTTGTGCTCTTTTTCAACATCAGCATAGTGGTCGGGATGtgccgccaccgccaccaccactggCGGTGGTGGAGGAGCAGTGTGCTCTTCTTCCAACTTTTTTTGACCGCCGGGGAGTTTGTCCTTGATCATCTCAAGGAACCCCTTTTTCTCTTCTGGTTCACAGCTCGGCTCCGGTGGGTGGACAACAACTTcacaaggtggtggtggtggtggtgcttgATGATCCTCGTATTTCTCAACAGGAACACATGAGTCTTCCTTgcgttcttcttctttcttctctttgtACTCCTCGATTTTCTCCCCTAATTTTTCTTTGATCTCTAGGACTTTCTCTTTGCCCTCTTCCATCTTCTCAATAGTTTTCTCTTTGAGCTCTTCgactttctcttttccttcctCGATCTTCACATTGATCTTCACTTTATCTTCTTCGATTTTCTTCTCCACCTTTTCCTTCaaggtttcatctttcttcttcttcttcttcatcttctttttcTCCCCATCTTTACACTCCTCATCACTCGACTATAAAATACGATAACAGAATAAAAATATAACTTAGAGACGCACAAAAAATGTATTGTAATTGAGGATTGTGTGTTTAAAAGTGATTATCGAAGTTATAAATATGAGAATGATCAGACGATCAGTTGGTTAAAACGAAAGCTTACACTAGAGCTGCTATCGGATATGTGGAGTTTGTGCATCAGGCTTTCGTTCTTCTCGTCTTTATTACACTTCTTGTTTTCATCTTTCTTTCCGAAACAGTCGACCACCCCATGGTCTTCAGTCTCAGAGGCATGATGGTGAACCACTTTGTCAGCCATGATCACAGCAAAAGCAAGAAAAAACAGACACAGTAACTATGTGAAAATGAtgggtttctattgtatttggaGTAGCAAGTTTTGAGAATGTTTGAATGATAAGTGTACATGTTTGAAAGGGGTAGTGATGGACGTTTATATAGGAGTTGAACTTTGAGTAAATTTTCTATATTAACAGTAATGATACTTCAACTATTTCAGTATTTTCTTGTCACTCCCTTAacttctagttttatgattttaaTTCCCAAATAACTTTTTATCAATTTGGTTTTTGCTCTCTAACAAAAGGCAAGATAGCACAAAGATAAATACTAAATGGTCAAATTGCATGTAAAAATGTATTCTTAATTGATTTCatttaaaaaatcattttcaaaatcgACATTTATTGGTCGATGCTATAATATAAGTTTATTTATTTCGAATAAAATATTTATAGCTTTGTTTGTAATGTTTAAAGATATAAAACCTCGGCCAATATAGAGAATAGTGATATAGCCTTTATTCAAATTTCAAGTTTAGAGTTTATAAAACACATCAACATGTTTCAAGAGATTACATATTAAATATCATCTATTGTGTCATTTAATGAAAACCACAAACGTTTGCCAATAATCATGGTAAAATTAATATTTCTATTGTAGTAGGTATGAAATAagacattttaaataaaaatgtattataatTATCTTGATAACTATTATTTTGtcaatttataaatatatgataattATATTACATTACTTCGAATattaaaatcattttcttttcatacacaataatattttataacaacAATTTGTACTAATTATTATGATGACaaacttttaaaaatatttttaatttttataacatttttaacGTGTTAATTATCTTTTATCACAACAAGATCTGAAAACATAATTGATTTGAAAAAGACAACTTATTATGGTTTAAAAAATTTTAATAAGTACAAACTAATCATCTTTGAACACATGTCATTTGCATTTGAAACAAACTAATGAAGCACCATTGTAAACACAACGTTGTAACTGATGGACCAAAACTGTATAACTAAAAGCCGGGTCTCATAATCGTATGTTACGAAGAAGTTCAGGGCCATATAAGTAATCTTAGCAACTTCCTTAATCTCATTGTGACAAGTGTACATAAGATGGTTATTTGATGCTAAAAATTACAACTAAAcattaaaagtaaaataaatattaaattcaaATCATATGTGCATCGTATGTGAAGCATAATCGAAATCCTGGATTCGCAACGTACACTCGTCCTTTTAAAAGAaactttaaatatattttcatgtTTCCTATGACTTTGTCTCTCttataaattttttatatttGAAATCCAATAACATTTAATAATCACATACATCTTATAACTGTGATATGCTTAAACAAGCAATAagatataaaatgatataaaaatacatttaaaataatttgttttttttaattagttaacggtatatttggaaaaaaagaatttaaaagcTCCTAAAAAATTAGTTTAGGTTGTGTTTGGCGCGTTACAGGTAGCTGACAAGCTAGTTTATTTTTtgagtttatttattttttttttttaaaattgttatggcaaaccaaaaagtagcttatatgCTAGTTTTCAGAAAAGCTACTTAGAGTAGTTTTTtagaattttttaaatttttttccaaatatacccttaattaattataaaacacATTCTTAAATActattttatgtcattttatatctGTCAGCTatcttttcagctagttttaccaaacgttattttttatcagttGACTTTTCAGCTATCAAATATTTTTTAACaattagcttttcagctagtacgccaaacatagcTTTAATCAGCTAATTAGTAGCATTTGGATGATGCAGAGACCTGGATGATGTACAGACTCTATATGAATTTATATCTAAATGATAAATTGATATTTGGTCAGACATTTCAATGTCTGTCTCTTagaaaaatgataattttaacCCTCTGAACTATATATTACTGTATGGTTGGACATCTGGACGATTGTGTTGAATGATACtgaatttttaaataattataaataaaatacaaaatgtcATATAATatccaaattaaacataaaacaaaatcCAAATTAAAATTCATACAACATCCAAATTAAACATCACACAACATCCAAATTAAACATAATCATAAGCATACAATTTTAAAGTAATTGATTAGAATCTGGTTATGCAAATTAGACATATATTAATTGTCTTGGTTACCCCATTAAATGTCATGTATGTTTTGGTCATCACTTCCCTCTACCTTCTACTTCAGCAGTAAACATAGTGTCTTTTACAAAGTCCCTAAATAATTGATCACGAATATTACATTTCCTTATTAAATTATGGACCGCAAAACAAGCAAACACTATGTTTCTTTGTAACGGAAAATGATAAGGAGCCACTTGCTTTAGGACTGAGAATCTCGCCTTCAAAACTCCATAAGCGCTCAATAACATTTTTGAGTTGTGCGTGAGCATGGTTAGACTTTTCCTCCTTAGTTAATGCATGTTGTCATCGAAaaatcggctaaccaatacctCATATTGCGGTAGGGAGGCCTAAATCCACGAGTGTTGGTATATGCAACATCACAAATGTAATATTTTTCTGTAAACATGAATTTTGCAATTGTTATATGAAAAATAGATGATGTATTTAATAaccaaagttaaaaaaaaaaagattacaaACCTGATGGAGGGTATGGAAAGTCGGAAGTTAGGTTAAATACAACTTCTTTTAGAGTTAGTGAATCATGTGCAATGCCCTCCCAACGCCCATACAAACGTGAATATCATATTAAAATTACAAAT encodes:
- the LOC111921214 gene encoding phosphoprotein ECPP44; translated protein: MADKVVHHHASETEDHGVVDCFGKKDENKKCNKDEKNESLMHKLHISDSSSSSSDEECKDGEKKKMKKKKKKDETLKEKVEKKIEEDKVKINVKIEEGKEKVEELKEKTIEKMEEGKEKVLEIKEKLGEKIEEYKEKKEEERKEDSCVPVEKYEDHQAPPPPPPCEVVVHPPEPSCEPEEKKGFLEMIKDKLPGGQKKLEEEHTAPPPPPVVVAVAAHPDHYADVEKEHKEKKGILEMIKEKLPGYHSKSEEEKKEKECD